The Amycolatopsis sp. DG1A-15b genome contains the following window.
CGTCTGGACCTGGCCGCCGGCCTCGGCCGCCTGCTCTTCGAGCCGCATGACCAGGTCGATCGCCCCGACGCCGTCCGGGCCGCGGTCGACGAAGTCGCCGAGGAACCACAGCTGGTCCTCGCCGCCGGACCAGTTGTCCTCCTCGTCGACCAGGCCTTCGGATCTCAGCGCGTCGGCGAGTTCGTCACGGTGGCCGTGGACGTCGCCGACCACGTACGTCGACTTGCTCATCCGCTGACGATATGCCCTGCGGCCGTCCGGCTCGCGCTCAGCCTTCGCCGAACGGGTCCCCGGTTCGCCCGATCAGGTCGGCGATCGAGTCGATCACCATGGTGGGCCGGTACGGATAGCGTTCGGCCGACTCCGGGGTGGATATGCCGGTGAGCACCAGGATGGTCTGCAGCCCGGCTTCGATGCCCGAATGCACGTCGGTGTCCATCCGGTCGCCGATCATCAGCGTCGACTCCGAGTGCGCGCCGAGCCGGCGCAGTGCCGAGCGCATCATCAGCGGGTTCGGCTTGCCGACGTAGTACGGCGAGCGCCCGGTGGCCTTCTCGATCAGCGCCGCGACCGATCCGGTGGCCGGCATCGAGCCCTCCACGCTCGGGCCGGTCGCGTCGGGGTTCGTCGCGATGAACTTCGCGCCGCCCTCGATCAGCCGGATCGCGCGCGTGATGGCGCTGAAGCTGTACGTGCGGGTCTCGCCCAGCACGACGTAGTCCGGGTCGCGCTCGGTCAGCACGTAGCCGACCTCGTGCAGCGCCGTCGTGAGGCCCGCTTCGCCGATGACGTACGCCGAGCCGTTCGGCCGCTGCGACGAGAGGAACTTCGCGGTCGCCAGCGCCG
Protein-coding sequences here:
- a CDS encoding HAD-IIA family hydrolase: MNERRWTYLSDMDGVLVKEEHLVPGADEFLAELKANGIDFLVLTNNSIYTPRDLRARLERTGLDIPEESIWTSALATAKFLSSQRPNGSAYVIGEAGLTTALHEVGYVLTERDPDYVVLGETRTYSFSAITRAIRLIEGGAKFIATNPDATGPSVEGSMPATGSVAALIEKATGRSPYYVGKPNPLMMRSALRRLGAHSESTLMIGDRMDTDVHSGIEAGLQTILVLTGISTPESAERYPYRPTMVIDSIADLIGRTGDPFGEG